The DNA sequence TGTCTGCTTCCCCACTGCGCGATCTGGGCGTACGTAGGGGAGCCGGCGTTCGTGCGCAGCTGCCTCAGCTCCGTCGCGAGCCGCTCGGCCGCGGACTGGTCGTCCATCCGTCACCTGTTCAATCCGAACTTCCGTTGAACGCCTATTCCATCAGGTCTGGCTTGCGGCGATGCGGGGTTCAGCGGGAAACCGACCCGTTGAACCCCGCACAGATCCGGGCTAATGGCCGACGACCGGCCGGAGAGGCAGGACCTGGAGAGAGGACGTGCGGTGAAGGAATTCGCAGCGAAGTGGCGGCACCGGGCTTGGCGGTTCGAAGCGCTGAAGACAGCGGGAGGATGGGTGGTCTCGGGTCTTGTCCGCGAACTCGTCAGCCGTGGTCTGTCCTCGTGGTGGGGGTCATGAGCCGAGTCCTTCACGATGCCCGACGGCGAGATCGCTAAGCGAGCGGGCGAGGGCGGCAGCCGGCTTCCCCGCTCGTCTGCCCGGCATGTCCAGCGACACTGGGCGACTCCGCGGTCTCAACTGGTCCTGAAATTGGCCAGGTTGATCGATGTGCCGGGCTTCTACCGTTGGGCCCACGACGTCACCAGGCCGCCCCGCCTCAGCTTTGCTCGCCCCGAGCAAGCAGCAGGATCGGTCAGCGGTTGCGGTCGGCGGCGTCGGCACGCTCGACGACGGCTCGCAATTCATCGATGGTGCCCGGTTCGGTGTCGGTTGGGATGCCGATGGCGGCGTCGTGGGTGGCGGCGGAGACGGTGCGCAAGGCGGCCCGCTCGTCGCGGTCCATGGACCGGCGGGGAGCCTGCTGGCCGAGGAGCACGGCGATGTCGGTGCTGAGGGCGGAGGCGATGGACAACAAGGGAGGGGAGGGAGGCGGTGCCGCCGCGTTCCAGCTTTCGGACGACGCCGACCGACATAGCGGCGGATTCGGCCAGTTGTTCCTGCGTCATGCCGCTGCGGAGGGCCTTGAGCCGCTCAGCGGTGGTGTACTCCGACCATTGCACGACAGCCACTTCCCATCCTGACCGGTTGGTCGTGAAACGCACCCGTGGCGCGTATTCGCCGACACTCTGCGGCTGGAGAGAAGTTGGTGCGAAGGCCGAATCCAGCTCCTACGCGGCCAGGTCGGCGCGCACTCCTAGAGTGCCTGCAGTTCGGCGACCGTGTCCGCTTCGTGCGTCGCGAGCACGGTGGTGATGCCCAGGGCCTCGGCGGGCGGGAGGTTCACCGGATGGTCGTCGACGAACACACAGGCCGAGCCGGGCAGACCCAGACGCTCCAGCGTCAGCCGATAGATCGCCGGGTCCGGCTTCGCCATGCCGACCGCCTCCGAGATGACGTGTACGTCGAACAGGCTCCAGATGCCCACGTGTTCGTACGGGTTGAAGGGGTCCAGGCCGAAGCTGTTCGACAAGAGCGCGAGCCGGTAGCCCGCTTCCTTGGCGGCCCGTGCGAGAGCGGCCATCTGCCGTGCTGCGGGCACTCCGGTCCAGGCGCGCCCCATCAGGTTCGACGGTTCGACATGCGCACCGAGCAAGCTGGCGGTGCCCTCGTTCCACTTGGCCTGGCCGATCTGCCCGACCTCCAACGCCGTGTACAGCCTTCGGCCTTCGGGGTTGTCATTGAGAGCGGAACGCCATGCCTCGGGGTGGAGCCCTTCCGCTTCGCACCACGCGCGGTGCACGGGGCGCGGGTCGGCGGTCAGTACCCCGGCGAAGTCCAGGATGAGTCCGCGTGGGGCGTTGCGATCGGTGGTGGCCGTGGCCTGCGGCATGCTGCGTACTCCCTCTCCGTTGGCCTCATGAGGGACGTTACCGCGTGCCTGGGGAGCAGGATGGTGTGAAGACCCTGGCCTCGCGCCTTCGCGGGGATGTGAGCAACACCGTTGTACTGGAGACTGCGAGAGCTGTCGTTTGCGCGGGAGGCTGGCTCCCACCGGGCGTCGTGGACGTGCTCCCTGAGGCCCGGCTCGCTCCTCGTGGTGCTTGATGCCGTGCGCCTTCGCGTACTCGTCCAGGTCGCGTGTGGCCGTTCAGTCAACACTCACCGTGACGGCGTACGCGGGGATCCGGCGGCAGTTGGTTGGCCGAAACTTGCGGAATGGCTGGCGATGCGGATGGTGCCCCGTTCCTCAGCGCGGCTCATTCTCCCCAGATTCTCCCCAGGGGGGCAGCAGGACCCGCCGGGTCCTTCGCCCACGCGAAGTCGATGAAGGATCGTCGGCGCCCCGCTACAGCCAATCCCGCCGCTTGAAGATGAAGTACAGGCTCACGCACACCACACCCATCAGCCCGATCGCGAACGGGTACCCGAAGGTCCAGCTCAGCTCCGGCATGGTGTCGAAGTTCATGCCGTAGATGGTGCCGACCAGGGTGGGGGCGAAGAGGATGGCGGCCCAGGAGGAGATCTTCTTGATCTCCTCGTTCTGTTCGAAGCCTGCCTCGGCCAAGGCCCGCATCTCTGCGTTCTGTTGTTGGGTGACCAGGGTCGCGTTGACCGTGAGGATGTCTGCCAGGGCCTGGCGGAAGCCGTCGACTCGTTCGCTGGTGTGGGTGACGTGGTCGGCTACGTCGCGGAGGTAGCGCTGGAGTTCCTCGTCGGTGCCGTACTTCGCGAAACCTGCCATGAGGGCGTGCAGCATGCCGACCAGGGGGCGGGTCGCGCGTTGGAACTCGACCATTTCGCGGGCGAGTTCGTAGATGCGGCGGGAGACCTCGGGGGCGCCGCTGAACACCTCGGTCTCGATTTCGTCGATGTCGTTCTGGACGCCCGACACGACCGGTGCGTAGCCGTCCAC is a window from the Streptomyces spectabilis genome containing:
- a CDS encoding HAD-IA family hydrolase codes for the protein MPQATATTDRNAPRGLILDFAGVLTADPRPVHRAWCEAEGLHPEAWRSALNDNPEGRRLYTALEVGQIGQAKWNEGTASLLGAHVEPSNLMGRAWTGVPAARQMAALARAAKEAGYRLALLSNSFGLDPFNPYEHVGIWSLFDVHVISEAVGMAKPDPAIYRLTLERLGLPGSACVFVDDHPVNLPPAEALGITTVLATHEADTVAELQAL